One Actinomycetes bacterium genomic window, TGGTGCCGAGCCGGACTCGTTCGGTCTGTCCGGCGAGGAACCCCAGGGTGGTGTACGCCTCGAGCATCTCGGTGTCGTCGGGTGCAGCGGTCGGGTCGGCCTGGATCAGGTGGTCTGCGACCCACGCGGTGTCCACGCCGGTCTGGTCGGCGGCGCGGACGAGCCGCGCCAGTTCAGGGCCGAGACCCTGCGGGCTGCTCGGCCACGAGTAGTTCGTCACACTGATGCTGACGCGCATCCTCACCGCACCTCCGCCTCCTCGAACCCACTGACCGTCCTGCTGCCGGCCACTTCCCCGCGCACGGCTGTCACGCGGAGGGCGGGCCGGCGGCGTTCTGCAGAGGCCCGATATGGACGTTGGCGACAAGCCAGCGGTCCGCGGGGCGCACGGCTAGGAGCGTGAGCCGGAACCGGCCGGAGTTGTCACCTCCCAGGAAGCTCGTCTCCTGGGCCAAGACCCCCACCACGACCGCTGCGGTGCCGTAGTCGCGCACCTGCGGGTCCTCCACCGCGAACGCGCGGTTTTCCAGGCCATTGCGGAAGCGGACGAGCCACTGGTCGCGGGTCAGGACGAACCCCACCGGGCCCACGCCGACGAAGTCATCGGCGAGGAGCCCGTCGAGGAGCCCGGCATCGTTCTGCTGCTCGGCCGCGGCCCAGCGCTGCACCAGGTCGAGGATGTCAGCCAATGCTGTCATTGGACCTCCTAGGGGCGTTGGTTGGTCCGACCCTAAACATAGGGTATCACTAGACTTCGTGCTACCCTACGCTCAGGGGGAGAAGAAGTGGGACTTCGCGAGCTCAAGAAGGAGCAGACGCGGCAGCTGATCGCCGAGACCGCGTGGCGGTTGTTCGCCGACCGCGGCTTCGATCACGTGACCGTCGCCGAGGTCGCACGCGAGGCGCAGGTCGCCGAGGCGACCGTCTTCAACTACTTCCCGACCAAGGAGGATCTCTTCTACTCCCGGCTCGAGGCCTTCGGGACGCGGCTGGTCGAAGCGATCAGCACACGGGACGCCGGAGAGCCGGCGCTCGTCGCCTTTCAGCGCTACCTGCTCAAGTCTGACGGCCTGCTAGCTCAGCTGGAAGCCGGTGACCCCGAAGCGCTCGAGCGGCTGCGGACGGTCAACCGCATGATCGCCGCCAGCCCGGCGCTGCTGGCGCGCGAGCAGCAGGCGATCGCCCGCTACACCGACGCGCTCGCCAGGCTGCTCGCCGCCGAGAC contains:
- a CDS encoding nuclear transport factor 2 family protein produces the protein MTALADILDLVQRWAAAEQQNDAGLLDGLLADDFVGVGPVGFVLTRDQWLVRFRNGLENRAFAVEDPQVRDYGTAAVVVGVLAQETSFLGGDNSGRFRLTLLAVRPADRWLVANVHIGPLQNAAGPPSA
- a CDS encoding TetR family transcriptional regulator translates to MGLRELKKEQTRQLIAETAWRLFADRGFDHVTVAEVAREAQVAEATVFNYFPTKEDLFYSRLEAFGTRLVEAISTRDAGEPALVAFQRYLLKSDGLLAQLEAGDPEALERLRTVNRMIAASPALLAREQQAIARYTDALARLLAAETHAPADDLSAQVAANALMGVQRTLIDYVRRRVSADDEPARLAADVRKLGQRAFALLEHGLRDYAAKRI